A DNA window from Candidatus Eisenbacteria bacterium contains the following coding sequences:
- a CDS encoding NTP transferase domain-containing protein: MLLAGGEGSRLCLLSEKRAKPAVPFAAKYRIIDFALSNTVNSGIFDIGILTQYRPASLNQHIGSGRPWDLDRTRGGVEQLQPYLGWAETDWYKGTADAVYQNLHVLQATRAEEVLILSGDHVYKMDYNPMYQFHASHPGSVTVAVKEVPEQLTNQFGILQLGPKNRVVHFEEKPRHARSTLASMGIYIFSRSLLERLLTEDAADANSRHDFGHDLLPRLVAEGEVYAYAYEGYWADIGTVDSYYQATMDLTRVDAELDLRDPDWPIHTVSYDLPPMFVGNTGSVRRSLMGSGSIVRGRVENSVISPGVIVEKGAVVRDSIVMNQCWIGSDAVVDRAIIDKSVFVGRGARVGHGPSGVPNVSCPEHLSSGLSIVGKGTRLPDGLVVGRNCRIAPDLIEKDFAEGGLPSGAAMDPPARRAALK; encoded by the coding sequence ATGCTGCTGGCCGGCGGCGAAGGCAGCCGGCTGTGCCTGCTCTCGGAGAAGCGGGCCAAGCCCGCGGTGCCGTTCGCGGCCAAGTACCGCATCATTGACTTCGCGCTCTCGAACACCGTGAACTCCGGCATCTTCGACATCGGCATTCTCACCCAGTACCGGCCCGCCTCGCTCAACCAGCACATCGGCAGCGGGCGGCCGTGGGACCTGGACCGCACCCGCGGCGGCGTGGAGCAGCTGCAGCCCTACCTGGGCTGGGCCGAGACCGACTGGTACAAGGGCACCGCCGACGCGGTGTACCAGAACCTGCACGTGCTGCAGGCCACCCGCGCCGAGGAGGTGCTGATCCTCTCCGGCGACCACGTGTACAAGATGGACTACAACCCCATGTACCAGTTCCACGCCTCGCACCCCGGCTCGGTGACGGTGGCGGTGAAGGAAGTGCCCGAGCAGCTCACCAACCAGTTCGGCATCCTCCAGCTGGGCCCGAAGAACCGTGTGGTGCACTTCGAGGAGAAGCCGCGGCACGCGCGCAGCACGCTGGCGTCCATGGGCATCTACATCTTCTCGCGCAGCCTGCTGGAGCGGCTGCTGACCGAGGACGCCGCCGACGCGAACAGTCGCCACGATTTCGGCCACGACCTGCTGCCGCGGCTGGTCGCCGAGGGCGAGGTGTACGCCTACGCCTACGAGGGCTACTGGGCGGACATCGGCACCGTGGACTCCTACTACCAGGCCACCATGGACCTGACGCGCGTGGACGCGGAGCTGGACCTGCGCGATCCCGATTGGCCCATCCACACCGTGAGCTACGACCTGCCCCCGATGTTCGTGGGCAACACCGGCTCGGTGAGACGTTCGCTCATGGGCAGCGGCAGCATCGTGCGCGGCCGGGTGGAGAACTCAGTGATCTCGCCGGGGGTGATCGTGGAGAAGGGGGCGGTGGTGCGGGATTCGATCGTGATGAACCAGTGCTGGATCGGCAGCGACGCGGTGGTGGACCGGGCGATCATTGACAAGAGTGTCTTCGTGGGCCGCGGGGCGCGCGTGGGGCACGGTCCTTCAGGCGTGCCCAACGTGTCCTGCCCGGAGCACCTGAGCTCGGGGCTTTCCATCGTGGGCAAGGGCACGCGGCTCCCCGACGGGCTGGTGGTTGGCCGCAATTGCCGCATCGCCCCGGACCTGATCGAGAAGGACTTCGCCGAGGGCGGCCTGCCCAGCGGCGCGGCCATGGACCCGCCGGCGCGCAGGGCGGCCTTGAAGTAG
- a CDS encoding PEGA domain-containing protein, with the protein MEFQLASRADTLALEWKRTDGSLALFTWGRTALWDERNGPDWLIHLGQTVTAATEPVAGLPGPVASLIAAFRLSASEYWRFSDVDPRLAVDALAVFHDAGIVYVVAAGNCRVFRARERREIFLIEPVYSERDQGAGPIGAGENIEQVTWGQDLPRPGDVYLLAAGLESEPSQGLRDYLMDSAGDMGAALKYCRGMLLMGPDAAILEAPPPKSIAIAAGYIPPGGRAVPEDEPLRLPDFLENLPTRSTLRSSESPRGAQPGGVVPVSVSGSAPPPAAPIPSAAESFAPPAAPLPSAAEPSAPAAQVPAAFEPVPPPARPASPTHEPASDSPKRPMTRPAPTFAETQPPPEPAVGWRRYAGYAALALVVGLIAWMSLGRGWMPWRHAPWAPASLSVVTEPEGARVKVDGREVGSSPLQLEVKPGKHFVEARLGDLGVDTQTFALKAGETAQFRPRFAGQVSIGNTHPGLPLYAQLDGSTADSVPVVWKDVPAGRHLVSFSGPGVLSWTAEVRVTSGQVTTYDAQPQTTAGDGGLEVTSMVVGNQGLKESKGDAVRVDWRPAGRTPFRTRLPIGIHSVRVERAGELPQIQLIDLKAGQDRYVKVEFDGSPRARVDVAPPFGTSGYPLVAAVFHPAHRETMREMRLYYASPEQTVFVRRTMTLLDKDKGVYAAPLPALGEGRASWKYYVVAVDGDFNEIPSEVLVYGKALK; encoded by the coding sequence GTGGAGTTTCAACTCGCCTCACGCGCCGACACCCTGGCGCTCGAGTGGAAGCGCACCGACGGTTCGCTGGCCCTGTTCACCTGGGGCAGGACCGCGCTTTGGGACGAGCGCAACGGACCGGACTGGCTCATCCATCTGGGCCAGACCGTCACTGCCGCCACCGAGCCCGTGGCCGGCCTGCCGGGACCGGTCGCGAGCCTGATCGCCGCCTTCCGGCTGTCCGCCTCCGAGTACTGGCGCTTCTCCGACGTTGACCCGCGGCTGGCCGTGGATGCGCTGGCCGTATTCCATGACGCGGGAATCGTGTACGTGGTTGCCGCGGGCAACTGCCGGGTGTTCCGCGCCCGGGAGCGCCGCGAGATCTTCCTGATCGAGCCCGTCTATTCGGAGCGGGACCAGGGAGCCGGCCCGATCGGCGCGGGGGAGAACATCGAGCAGGTGACCTGGGGCCAGGACCTGCCGCGCCCGGGGGATGTCTACCTGCTGGCGGCGGGCCTCGAGTCCGAGCCTTCGCAGGGCCTGCGGGACTACCTGATGGACTCCGCCGGCGACATGGGCGCCGCGCTGAAGTACTGCCGCGGCATGCTGCTGATGGGACCCGATGCCGCGATCCTCGAGGCCCCGCCGCCGAAGTCCATCGCCATCGCCGCCGGCTACATTCCGCCCGGCGGACGAGCCGTCCCCGAGGATGAGCCGCTCCGCCTGCCCGATTTCCTGGAGAACCTGCCCACCAGGAGCACGCTGCGATCCAGCGAGTCCCCGCGGGGTGCGCAGCCGGGGGGCGTCGTGCCGGTGAGTGTATCCGGATCGGCTCCGCCGCCCGCGGCACCCATTCCCTCCGCGGCTGAGTCATTCGCACCGCCCGCGGCGCCCCTTCCCTCCGCGGCCGAGCCATCCGCGCCGGCGGCGCAGGTGCCCGCGGCGTTCGAGCCGGTTCCGCCGCCCGCGCGCCCGGCGTCTCCCACCCACGAGCCGGCATCCGACTCGCCGAAGCGTCCGATGACTCGTCCGGCCCCGACGTTCGCCGAGACGCAGCCTCCGCCGGAGCCCGCGGTCGGATGGCGGCGCTACGCGGGCTACGCCGCGCTGGCCCTGGTGGTGGGCCTCATCGCCTGGATGAGCCTGGGTCGCGGATGGATGCCGTGGCGGCACGCGCCGTGGGCTCCGGCCTCGCTCTCGGTGGTCACCGAGCCCGAAGGGGCGCGCGTGAAGGTGGACGGGCGCGAGGTGGGCTCCAGCCCGCTGCAACTCGAAGTGAAGCCCGGGAAGCACTTCGTGGAAGCCCGCCTGGGCGACCTCGGCGTGGACACCCAGACCTTCGCCCTGAAGGCGGGGGAGACCGCGCAGTTCCGGCCGCGGTTCGCAGGCCAGGTGTCCATCGGCAACACGCACCCGGGGCTGCCATTGTACGCGCAGCTCGACGGCTCCACCGCCGACAGCGTTCCGGTGGTGTGGAAGGACGTGCCGGCGGGGCGCCACCTGGTGAGCTTCAGCGGGCCCGGCGTGCTGTCCTGGACCGCGGAAGTGCGCGTCACCAGCGGCCAGGTCACCACCTATGACGCCCAGCCGCAGACCACCGCGGGCGATGGCGGGCTGGAAGTGACGTCCATGGTAGTCGGCAACCAGGGCCTCAAGGAGTCCAAGGGCGATGCCGTGCGGGTGGACTGGAGGCCGGCGGGACGCACCCCGTTCCGCACTCGACTGCCCATCGGCATTCACAGCGTGCGCGTGGAGCGGGCCGGCGAGCTGCCGCAGATCCAGCTGATTGACCTCAAGGCCGGGCAGGACCGCTACGTGAAGGTGGAGTTCGACGGCTCGCCGCGAGCCCGCGTGGACGTGGCTCCGCCCTTCGGCACCTCCGGCTATCCGCTGGTGGCGGCGGTGTTCCATCCGGCGCACCGCGAGACGATGCGCGAGATGCGCCTCTACTACGCCTCCCCGGAACAGACCGTGTTCGTCCGCCGAACCATGACCCTCCTCGACAAGGACAAGGGAGTCTACGCCGCGCCGCTGCCCGCGCTGGGCGAGGGCCGCGCCTCGTGGAAGTACTACGTTGTGGCCGTGGACGGTGACTTCAACGAGATCCCGAGCGAAGTGCTGGTGTATGGGAAGGCGTTGAAGTAG
- a CDS encoding ComEC/Rec2 family competence protein, whose amino-acid sequence MSRAHAFWYGAWAAATLGYVAGFVAVPMLVASVSARAWLSPESDPDTLAEGPVRCIAKVVSSPEPRGEGWEWVVATPAGSLGARGREHRRLGVRLARGEAPGVAPGAWLEVVGESERLRGPTNPGASDFRQVARARGIGGWIRVRDPAGVHLLHRAGWLARAGEELRSWVRATCGARLPPDAAAYAGSLMLGETGRLPGEDRDGLVALGVIHIVIIAGLHLHIVHGLAGSIVARCLPRARFALPLAVTFAYAWLAHLHVPAQRVLVSLAAGEIARRRGLAHSARMGAAVAGAALLLLEPARARDASYVLSVAATWGLHELPFPAVGAGRWRPFQELLRASLLTQVAVWPLLAWTVGRGSLVGLPANLVAVPIAAAMLALLPAACAVSAALPWLSCIAGAGVSGGGASPALHGDAPGVLVECLRWVAWFPASALGRGLAVMARFGEDRLGSGTSLVAVRPAWVIAGLVALALLAHGPRRWRRAAALAVASLSLLMAFGQRGNPCRAACVRLAFLDVGQGDACLVTFPDGASVLVDGGPRRPGWDAGSRVVCPALDALAVRRLAWAAATHSDMDHLGGLLTLARRGRAGTWLIPPRAAGGQWGALDSAVARGGGGGFGGGLGRGFSRGFGAGVCGRSQPGPGPASGRDIELTPGLPPVEIAAGWTWLDASRRDTVYAVYPDASALRSGLSENDLCLVLEIATPEGRVLLTGDLGIAGEARLLAARPGLRGVALLKVGHHGSPGSSSREFLDALATRHAGGPAPVAAVSVGLRNPFGHPSAAVLDRLRECGYRVAETRREGALLFELRREGPVRVGAPAWTCGNTRIKSRNRLLRWLLGYE is encoded by the coding sequence GTGTCCCGGGCGCACGCGTTCTGGTACGGGGCGTGGGCGGCCGCTACGCTCGGGTACGTGGCCGGGTTCGTGGCTGTCCCGATGCTCGTCGCGAGCGTCTCCGCGCGCGCGTGGCTCTCACCGGAATCAGATCCGGACACGCTGGCCGAGGGGCCGGTGCGCTGCATCGCGAAGGTGGTCAGCTCGCCGGAGCCGCGCGGGGAGGGATGGGAGTGGGTGGTCGCGACGCCGGCCGGCTCCCTGGGGGCGCGCGGACGCGAACACCGCAGGCTGGGCGTGCGCCTGGCCCGCGGAGAGGCCCCCGGGGTGGCGCCGGGGGCCTGGCTTGAGGTGGTGGGCGAGTCCGAGCGCCTGCGCGGGCCGACCAATCCGGGAGCGTCGGACTTCCGCCAGGTGGCGCGCGCCCGCGGCATCGGCGGCTGGATCCGGGTTCGCGATCCCGCGGGGGTCCACCTGCTGCACCGCGCGGGCTGGCTCGCGCGCGCGGGCGAGGAGCTGCGCTCCTGGGTGCGCGCCACGTGCGGCGCGCGCCTGCCTCCGGATGCCGCGGCCTACGCCGGCTCGCTGATGCTCGGCGAGACCGGGCGGCTCCCGGGAGAGGACCGGGACGGCCTGGTGGCGCTGGGCGTGATCCACATCGTGATCATCGCCGGGCTGCACCTGCACATCGTGCACGGCCTGGCGGGATCCATCGTGGCGCGCTGCCTGCCGCGCGCCCGCTTCGCCCTGCCGCTGGCGGTGACCTTCGCCTACGCCTGGCTGGCGCACCTGCACGTGCCCGCGCAGCGGGTGCTGGTGAGTCTCGCGGCAGGGGAGATCGCGCGCCGCCGCGGGCTGGCCCACAGCGCCCGCATGGGAGCCGCGGTGGCCGGGGCGGCGCTGCTGCTGCTGGAGCCGGCGCGCGCCCGCGACGCGTCGTACGTGCTGAGCGTGGCGGCCACGTGGGGGCTGCACGAGCTGCCGTTTCCGGCGGTTGGGGCGGGCCGGTGGCGGCCGTTTCAGGAGCTGCTGCGCGCCTCGCTGCTGACCCAGGTGGCGGTGTGGCCCCTGCTGGCCTGGACGGTGGGCCGCGGTTCGCTGGTGGGACTGCCCGCGAACCTGGTGGCCGTGCCCATCGCGGCCGCCATGCTGGCGCTGCTTCCCGCGGCCTGCGCGGTGAGCGCGGCGCTGCCGTGGCTGTCCTGCATCGCGGGGGCGGGAGTGTCCGGGGGCGGCGCGTCCCCGGCCCTGCACGGGGATGCCCCCGGTGTGCTCGTGGAATGTTTGCGGTGGGTGGCGTGGTTCCCGGCCTCGGCGCTGGGGAGGGGACTGGCGGTGATGGCCCGGTTCGGCGAGGACCGGCTGGGCAGCGGAACTTCGCTGGTGGCGGTGCGACCCGCGTGGGTGATCGCCGGCCTGGTGGCGCTGGCGCTGCTGGCGCACGGGCCGCGCCGGTGGCGACGCGCGGCGGCGCTGGCAGTGGCGTCCCTGAGCTTGCTCATGGCTTTCGGCCAGCGCGGCAACCCGTGCCGGGCTGCCTGCGTGCGGCTGGCCTTCCTGGATGTGGGCCAGGGGGACGCCTGCCTGGTGACATTCCCCGACGGCGCCTCGGTGCTGGTGGACGGGGGTCCGCGGCGACCGGGCTGGGACGCGGGCTCGCGCGTGGTGTGCCCGGCGCTCGATGCGCTCGCGGTGCGCCGCCTCGCCTGGGCCGCGGCGACACACAGCGACATGGACCACCTGGGCGGGCTGCTCACGCTCGCGCGCCGCGGGCGCGCAGGGACATGGCTCATCCCGCCGCGGGCGGCCGGTGGGCAGTGGGGCGCGCTGGACTCGGCCGTCGCGCGAGGGGGCGGGGGAGGATTCGGTGGTGGATTAGGTCGTGGCTTCAGTCGAGGCTTCGGAGCTGGCGTCTGCGGACGGTCCCAGCCAGGTCCCGGGCCCGCGTCGGGGCGAGACATCGAACTCACGCCGGGTCTGCCCCCGGTCGAGATCGCCGCCGGCTGGACCTGGCTGGATGCCTCGCGTCGCGACACGGTCTACGCCGTGTACCCGGATGCCTCGGCGCTGCGCTCGGGGCTCTCCGAGAACGACCTGTGTCTGGTGCTGGAGATCGCCACGCCGGAGGGCCGCGTGCTGCTCACGGGCGATCTCGGTATCGCGGGGGAGGCGCGCCTGCTGGCCGCGCGGCCCGGGCTGCGCGGCGTGGCGCTGCTCAAGGTCGGCCACCACGGCAGCCCGGGCTCGAGCTCGCGCGAGTTCCTGGACGCGCTCGCCACGCGCCACGCGGGCGGGCCCGCGCCGGTGGCGGCGGTCTCGGTGGGCCTGCGCAACCCCTTCGGTCATCCCTCCGCGGCGGTCCTGGACCGGCTCCGGGAATGCGGCTACCGGGTGGCCGAGACCCGTCGCGAGGGCGCGCTGCTCTTCGAGCTTCGCCGTGAGGGCCCGGTGCGCGTGGGGGCCCCGGCCTGGACCTGCGGCAACACTCGAATCAAGTCCCGCAACCGTCTGTTGCGATGGTTGTTGGGCTACGAGTGA
- the glgC gene encoding glucose-1-phosphate adenylyltransferase (catalyzes the formation of ADP-glucose and diphosphate from ATP and alpha-D-glucose 1-phosphate), giving the protein MRDVYVMVLAGGKGDSLGLLTAHRPAAALPFGGKYRAIDFVLSNCAHSELSRVGLLTQYAPTSLNRHVGIGRPWGLDRRDGGLTLLQAFGRRQEASWYRGTADAVAQNRDQLQGVRMTLVLSGDAVYMADYGELIRSHQASGAALTVMVKEVPADQCGRYGMVTLEGPRVVRLEEKPRATETRWASMGVYLFETQALLKRLEAATGPDMVYHVIIPMIEQGERVEARTFDGFHEDLGKVDAYYRANMDLLGKRPPLNLYDPEWPVFSKNEELAPALVGTDAVISGSVVANLSVACGCRRARGWSAPSCSHSRASRPARWWTPPSWTSACTWAAAPGWADRGRSP; this is encoded by the coding sequence ATGCGCGACGTCTACGTGATGGTCCTGGCGGGGGGCAAGGGCGACTCGCTCGGGCTGCTCACCGCGCACCGTCCGGCGGCGGCCCTGCCCTTCGGCGGGAAGTACCGCGCCATTGATTTCGTGCTCTCCAACTGCGCCCACTCCGAGCTGTCCCGCGTGGGGCTGCTCACGCAGTACGCACCCACCTCGCTCAACCGCCACGTGGGCATCGGGCGCCCCTGGGGCCTGGACCGCCGCGACGGCGGCCTGACGCTGCTGCAGGCGTTCGGCCGGCGGCAGGAGGCCAGCTGGTACCGCGGCACCGCCGACGCGGTGGCCCAGAACCGCGACCAGTTGCAGGGCGTGCGCATGACGCTGGTGCTCTCCGGCGACGCCGTCTACATGGCCGACTACGGCGAGCTGATCCGTTCCCACCAGGCCTCCGGCGCCGCGCTCACCGTGATGGTCAAGGAAGTGCCCGCCGATCAGTGCGGTCGCTACGGAATGGTGACGCTGGAGGGGCCGCGCGTGGTGCGGTTGGAGGAGAAGCCGCGGGCCACCGAGACGCGCTGGGCCTCCATGGGGGTGTACCTGTTCGAGACCCAGGCCCTGCTCAAGCGGCTGGAGGCCGCGACCGGGCCGGACATGGTCTACCACGTGATCATCCCCATGATCGAGCAGGGCGAACGGGTGGAGGCGCGCACCTTTGACGGCTTCCACGAAGACCTGGGCAAGGTGGACGCCTACTACCGCGCCAACATGGACCTGCTGGGCAAGCGCCCGCCGCTGAACCTGTACGACCCCGAGTGGCCGGTGTTCTCCAAGAACGAGGAGTTGGCGCCGGCGCTGGTGGGCACCGACGCGGTGATCTCGGGCAGCGTGGTCGCCAACCTTTCGGTGGCGTGCGGGTGCAGAAGGGCGCGCGGGTGGAGCGCTCCATCGTGTTCGCATTCTCGCGCATCGAGGCCGGCTCGGTGGTGGACACCACCATCCTGGACAAGCGCGTGCACGTGGGCGGCGGCGCCCGGGTGGGCGGACCGGGGGCGATCACCGTGA
- a CDS encoding transglycosylase SLT domain-containing protein produces the protein MANHFQPGIRGVILAALLGLSWAPGPGARAADDSTYLGPDVPVLTPADSLAFMVDVPGEMNRASAELSRCHRLLKNGRMIEAQHAAERLLASLHDLRQRVPLSYARNQQLVKLIQQAGGVRLRCVRQHLTLRPEMREAGSDAGEGSDAPDTDGATSSAPRPGEADPAGSRQAGTPTHTGHAASLGPSLLAALPPSPADSLIQGREAQQILPESNDRVQKWIDFFTGRGHSTFQTWLTRSGEYVDMMLPVLERNGLPTDLIHVVFVESGFNPKALSSSAASGPWQFIKSTAQIFGLNVNQKVDERRDPARSTEAAAQYLKHLYSLFHDWPLALAAYNSGEGTVLRALSSQNSYDYWSLRLPRQTQDYVPAFMAALTIAKDPGSYGFKGTPMGTPLSFDEIHVPGGVNLKVLAHLSRAPIEVLGKLNPAYLRKTASPKDGGTLVRVPKGTGREVLAKLRARDYPAALAKAEPVVLSHRIHKGETLSAVARRYGVTVKELARANRIRDLGSRLRPGGVLRVPGREESVPMVPAGPYPPAPAGSAPAPGASVGVPSPALAAVQAGPPVPRFMAASMAGPVAPEPRPATARAALAGPPLPSGAAKPAPPLGPARPALGRTCTVKKGETLYALASRFGCRVSDLVEWNGLEEGESIRPGQTLVVAQPEVNE, from the coding sequence ATGGCCAACCACTTCCAACCGGGGATCCGCGGTGTCATCCTGGCGGCCCTGCTGGGACTATCCTGGGCGCCCGGCCCGGGAGCGAGGGCCGCCGATGATTCCACCTACCTCGGACCGGACGTGCCCGTCCTCACCCCCGCCGACAGTCTCGCATTCATGGTGGATGTCCCCGGCGAAATGAACAGGGCTTCAGCGGAGCTTTCGCGCTGCCATCGCCTGCTGAAGAACGGCCGGATGATCGAGGCCCAGCATGCGGCCGAGCGGCTGCTGGCGTCGCTCCACGACCTCCGACAGCGGGTCCCGCTTTCCTACGCGCGCAACCAGCAGCTGGTGAAGCTGATCCAGCAGGCCGGCGGCGTGCGCCTGCGCTGCGTGCGGCAGCACCTGACGCTGCGACCCGAAATGCGCGAGGCAGGGAGCGACGCGGGCGAGGGATCGGATGCCCCCGACACGGACGGAGCGACTTCCTCCGCGCCCCGCCCGGGTGAGGCCGACCCCGCCGGCAGCCGCCAGGCGGGCACTCCAACCCACACCGGCCATGCCGCTTCGCTGGGGCCCTCGCTGCTCGCCGCGCTTCCGCCCTCGCCCGCGGACTCGCTGATCCAGGGACGGGAGGCCCAGCAGATCCTGCCCGAGAGCAACGACCGGGTGCAGAAGTGGATCGACTTCTTCACGGGCCGCGGCCACTCCACCTTCCAGACCTGGCTCACCCGCTCGGGCGAATACGTGGACATGATGCTGCCGGTGCTCGAGCGCAACGGCCTGCCCACCGACCTGATCCACGTGGTGTTCGTGGAGAGCGGGTTCAATCCCAAGGCGTTGTCGAGCTCGGCTGCCTCCGGCCCGTGGCAGTTCATCAAGAGCACCGCGCAGATCTTCGGCCTGAACGTGAACCAGAAGGTGGACGAGCGCCGCGACCCGGCGCGGTCCACCGAGGCCGCGGCCCAGTACCTGAAGCACCTGTACTCGCTGTTCCACGACTGGCCGCTGGCGCTGGCCGCCTACAACAGCGGCGAGGGCACGGTGCTGCGCGCGCTCAGCAGCCAGAACAGCTACGACTACTGGTCCCTGCGCCTGCCGCGCCAGACGCAGGACTACGTGCCGGCGTTCATGGCCGCGCTGACCATCGCCAAGGACCCCGGTTCCTACGGGTTCAAGGGCACGCCCATGGGAACGCCGCTGAGCTTCGACGAGATCCACGTGCCGGGTGGCGTGAACCTCAAGGTGCTCGCGCACCTCTCGCGCGCGCCCATCGAGGTGCTGGGCAAGCTCAATCCCGCCTACCTGCGCAAGACCGCCTCGCCGAAGGACGGCGGCACGCTGGTGCGCGTGCCCAAGGGCACGGGACGAGAGGTGCTGGCCAAGCTGCGCGCGCGCGACTACCCCGCCGCGCTGGCCAAGGCCGAACCGGTGGTGCTGAGCCATCGCATTCACAAGGGTGAGACGCTGAGCGCCGTGGCCCGCCGCTACGGCGTGACGGTGAAGGAGCTGGCGCGCGCCAACCGGATCCGGGACCTCGGCTCCCGGCTGCGGCCGGGCGGCGTGCTGCGCGTACCCGGCAGGGAGGAGAGCGTGCCGATGGTCCCGGCGGGCCCGTATCCGCCGGCGCCCGCGGGATCCGCTCCCGCGCCGGGCGCGTCCGTGGGCGTGCCGTCGCCGGCGCTTGCCGCGGTCCAGGCCGGGCCTCCGGTGCCGCGCTTCATGGCGGCCTCCATGGCGGGGCCCGTGGCTCCCGAACCGCGTCCCGCGACCGCGCGCGCCGCCCTGGCCGGGCCTCCGCTGCCCTCCGGCGCGGCGAAGCCCGCCCCTCCCCTGGGTCCCGCGCGACCGGCGCTGGGACGCACCTGCACGGTGAAGAAGGGCGAGACGCTCTACGCGCTGGCCTCGCGGTTCGGATGCCGGGTGTCGGACCTCGTGGAATGGAACGGGCTGGAGGAAGGTGAGAGCATCCGTCCGGGGCAGACGCTGGTGGTGGCGCAACCGGAGGTGAACGAGTAG
- a CDS encoding PorV/PorQ family protein: MRCPNRILLALLLVLTLPIPARADKYAGEFLKLGVGARALGMGGAFVGLSDDATAMYWNPAGLGFLTRRQLLPAHSEEFGQVLNYDYLGFVQPLSPRETLGFAVVRLSLDNIPLTDSLRTQPGPGGLPVPIYDEGRLIYTSDSEMALLMSYGRVVSRRLNLGLTVKLIRQSVAEHSSFGFGADVGAIYTPSPSVSFGLALHDAFGTFLNWDTGRHERISPSLRAGTAITRGIGQDHLVTLAGDVYLTFDNRRTFSQFSTGKVGGEFHTGAEYWYRRTLALRAGFNHGNFTAGAGGRRGRFALDYAFISNSNAGLDNTQRISGSFEF, from the coding sequence ATGCGGTGTCCGAACCGGATCCTCCTGGCGCTCCTGCTGGTGCTGACCCTGCCCATCCCGGCCCGGGCCGACAAGTACGCCGGGGAGTTCCTGAAGCTGGGCGTGGGCGCGCGCGCCCTGGGCATGGGCGGGGCGTTCGTGGGCCTTTCCGACGACGCCACCGCGATGTACTGGAACCCGGCCGGGCTGGGCTTCCTCACGCGCCGCCAGCTCCTGCCCGCGCACTCCGAGGAGTTCGGGCAGGTCCTCAACTACGACTACCTGGGCTTCGTGCAGCCGCTGAGCCCACGGGAGACCCTGGGCTTCGCGGTGGTTCGCCTGTCGCTCGACAACATCCCGCTCACCGACAGCCTGCGCACGCAGCCGGGCCCGGGCGGCCTGCCGGTGCCGATCTACGACGAAGGCCGGCTGATCTACACCAGCGACTCGGAGATGGCGCTGCTCATGAGCTACGGGCGCGTGGTCAGCCGCCGGCTCAACCTGGGCCTCACCGTGAAACTCATCCGCCAGAGCGTGGCGGAGCACTCCAGCTTCGGTTTCGGGGCGGACGTGGGCGCCATCTACACGCCCTCGCCCAGCGTCTCGTTCGGCCTGGCGCTCCACGACGCCTTCGGCACGTTCCTCAACTGGGACACCGGGCGCCACGAGCGCATCTCGCCCTCGCTGCGCGCGGGCACCGCGATCACGCGCGGCATCGGGCAGGACCACCTGGTCACCCTGGCCGGGGACGTGTACCTGACCTTCGACAACCGGCGCACCTTCAGCCAGTTCTCCACCGGCAAGGTGGGCGGCGAGTTCCACACCGGCGCCGAATACTGGTACCGGCGCACGCTGGCGCTGCGCGCCGGGTTCAACCACGGCAACTTCACCGCGGGCGCCGGCGGACGCCGGGGCCGCTTCGCGCTGGATTACGCCTTCATCTCCAACTCGAACGCGGGCCTGGACAACACCCAGCGCATCTCGGGCAGTTTCGAGTTTTAG
- a CDS encoding PEP-CTERM sorting domain-containing protein — MRVKLFAAAAMLLAVGMNATPAHAFILTLTATGDDRMTVSTDHGPYYAGRHFDDWRHADSFDFNLSAPGKEHEIIIHVQEADIDAPGMKPGAFLAQVSITPGSGFVWESTGTDMLTTNMTDWEYAVMDPLYNSDVQWYDPWSGWSGPSFLVAGANPTVAVGPQTNGRSVWTTYNGGPVAGIANEAMWIWEPENELMPGQRDTWYRLRTNIVAEKKDPTPDPVPEPGSGILVALGLAGAMLGARRK; from the coding sequence ATGAGAGTGAAGCTGTTCGCTGCCGCCGCCATGCTCCTGGCCGTGGGCATGAACGCGACGCCCGCCCACGCCTTCATCCTGACGCTCACCGCCACCGGCGACGATCGCATGACTGTCTCCACCGATCATGGGCCGTACTACGCCGGCCGCCATTTCGACGACTGGCGCCACGCAGACTCGTTCGACTTCAATCTTTCGGCGCCGGGCAAGGAGCACGAGATCATCATCCACGTCCAGGAGGCGGACATTGACGCTCCCGGGATGAAGCCCGGGGCCTTCCTGGCCCAGGTGTCCATCACCCCCGGTTCGGGATTCGTCTGGGAATCCACCGGCACGGACATGCTCACCACCAACATGACCGACTGGGAGTACGCGGTGATGGACCCGCTGTACAACAGCGACGTGCAGTGGTACGACCCGTGGTCGGGCTGGAGCGGGCCCTCGTTCCTGGTGGCGGGCGCCAACCCCACGGTCGCGGTCGGCCCGCAGACCAACGGGCGCTCGGTGTGGACCACCTACAACGGCGGCCCCGTGGCGGGCATCGCCAACGAGGCCATGTGGATCTGGGAGCCGGAGAACGAGCTCATGCCCGGACAGCGGGACACGTGGTACCGGCTGCGGACGAACATCGTGGCCGAGAAGAAGGACCCGACACCGGACCCGGTGCCGGAGCCCGGGAGTGGGATCCTCG